In a genomic window of Seriola aureovittata isolate HTS-2021-v1 ecotype China chromosome 11, ASM2101889v1, whole genome shotgun sequence:
- the LOC130177738 gene encoding target of Nesh-SH3 isoform X4, giving the protein MMMMRMHHSHTFLVLLLMVFLTGIVLSGPSTPHRIRVRRQNMKVRISVTGDTIVMKFLRPNADTKLEGYILGYGSSMFSKQFIQLPENGQPYETEFDAEPKYLIAVQPIPTNEVKKQCTGKVNLEKPLHLVIGSVTPTSVLLSWGTLLKTPYEGNIMNECLEDGHYTVRYRERNRKWNYQTCPTSDTVIDNLKPNTVYEFGVQPSSKDTTGTWSKPVIHNISRGGIEEKAIRKIFKRPLTPVKPLTPGPDSFPFASRHVFHNKTQGRLPVSRNIAPKTTLAPTTTTKQESLSTPGPTLPVVTKQPIGTGILRSSIAEDPRSPINSSVPAAGRNTTRVPTHSTRVGVRPISPSKTFTSSHSSSTPGAADGAHHRGNALPKPVVWSKENPVLRPPIPVNKRPNLVGKPSDHDKPMDLKQGEKEAILKPFPLVTAKPKQERRPPTTTSVPALNSSRFDIYENSSIFRPLPASEVDFMGKKRFVAPHVIYKTDKRPEEPCSITSSLAYFPDEEGSDLNITGPPRIPPSNVTVVTVEGCPSFVILDWQKTDNETREYEVVSTTKGPHGEEVSILTTNQTHTAVENLKPESSYEFKVTPKNELGTGPSSDPVSFSTESADPRVSEHVSGKDAIWTQFPFKADAYSECSGKQYVKRTWYRKFVGIQLCNSLRYKIYLSDSLNGKFYNIGDQTGHGEDHCQFVDSFLDGRTGNQMFADELPSKLGFYRAMRQEPVSFGEIGGKSHVTYVGWYECGTPIPGKW; this is encoded by the exons TGCGACGTCAGAACATGAAAGTTCGCATCAGCGTCACAGGAGATACCATCGTGATGAAGTTCTTGCGTCCCAACGCTGACACCAAGCTTGAGGGCTACATCCTGGGCTACGGCAGCAGCATGTTCTCCAAACAGTTCATTCAACTTCCTGAGAATGGGCAGCCATATGAGACTGAGTTTG ATGCTGAGCCCAAGTACCTCATTGCTGTTCAGCCCATCCCAACCAATGAGGTGAAAAAGCAGTGCACAG GTAAAGTGAACCTGGAGAAGCCGCTACACTTAGTCATTGGGTCGGTGACACCCACTTCAGTCCTCTTATCCTGGGGGACACTGCTGAAAACCCCTTATGAAGGCAACATCATGAATGAATGTCTGGAGGATGG aCACTATACAGTGCGTTATCGTGAGAGGAACAGGAAATGGAACTACCAGACCTGCCCAACGAGTGACACGGTTATTGACAATCTGAAGCCCAACACAGTGTATGAGTTTGGTGTCCAGCCCAGCTCTAAGGACACTACTGGAACGTGGAGCAAGCCGGTCATTCACAACATTAGCAGGGGGGGCATTGAGG AGAAGGCCATCAGGAAAATCTTTAAACGGCCTCTCACTCCTGTG AAACCTTTAACGCCAGGTCCAGACTCCTTCCCCTTTGCTTCTCGCCATG ttttccATAACAAGACCCAGGGCAGACTGCCCGTCTCACGGAACATAGCCCCAAAGACAACTCTTG CTCCAACCACAACTACTAAACAGGAATCTCTGTCGACCCCTGGACCCACACTGCCTGTGGTCACCAAACAGCCAATCG GTACTGGCATCCTCAGATCATCCATTGCTGAAGATCCTCGTTCTCCCATTAACTCATCAGTTCCTGCAGCAGGAAGAAACACCACACGGGTTCCTACTCATTCCACTCGTGTTGGTGTCAGACCAATCTCTCCATCCAAGACATTCACCTCTTCTCACAGCTCCAGCACACCTGGGG cAGCCGATGGGGCGCATCATAGGGGCAATGCTCTTCCTAAACCTGTGGTGTGGTCCAAAGAAAATCCTG TTCTGCGTCCCCCTATTCCTGTCAACAAGAGACCCAACCTGGTGGGGAAACCCAGTGACCATG atAAACCCATGGACCTGAaacaaggagagaaggaggCCATCTTGAAGCCATTCCCTCTCGTCACAGCCAAGCCCAAGCAAGAGCGCAGACCGCCAACAACCACCTCTGTCCCAGCACTAAACA GCAGCCGTTTTGACATATATGAAAACTCATCCATATTCAGGCCCCTGCCAGCATCAGAGGTAGACTTCATGGGCAAGAAGCGGTTTGTAG CTCCCCATGTGATCTACAAGACTGATAAGAGGCCAGAGGAGCCATGCTCTATCACCTCCTCCCTCGCTTATTTCCCTGATGAGGAGGGCAGTGATCTGAATATAACCGGCCCTCCCCGTATCCCACCCTCTAACGTCACTGTGGTTACTGTGGAGGGATGCCCGTCTTTTGTCATTCTTGACTGGCAGAAAACCGACAATGAGACCAGAG AGTATGAAGTTGTATCCACCACAAAAGGACCACATGGAGAGGAGGTGTCCATACTGACGACCAACCAGACACACACGGCCGTGGAGAATCTCAAACCGGAGAGCAG TTATGAATTCAAAGTAACGCCAAAGAATGAGCTGGGAACAGGGCCCTCCAGTGATCCTGTGTCTTTTAGCACCGAATCAG CGGATCCACGAGTGAGTGAACATGTTTCAG GCAAAGATGCCATTTGGACTCAGTTCCCCTTTAAAGCAGACGCCTACTCTGAATGCAGTGGAAAGCAGTATGTGAAGAGAACCTGGTACCGAAAGTTTGTTGGGATCCAGCTCTGCAACTCCCTCAGATACAAGATCTACCTGAGTGACTCGCTCAATG GGAAGTTCTACAACATTGGAGATCAAACGGGGCATGGTGAGGACCATTGTCAGTTTGTAGACTCCTTCCTGGATGGGCGGACTGGCAACCAGATGTTTGCTGATGAGCTACCAAGCAAGCTAG GATTCTACAGAGCAATGAGACAGGAACCGGTCAGCTTTGGAGAGATTGGGGGAAAGTCACATGTTACCTATGTAGGCTGGTATGAATGTGGCACACCCATACCTGGAAAGTGGTAA
- the LOC130177738 gene encoding target of Nesh-SH3 isoform X1, with product MMMMRMHHSHTFLVLLLMVFLTGIVLSGPSTPHRIRVRRQNMKVRISVTGDTIVMKFLRPNADTKLEGYILGYGSSMFSKQFIQLPENGQPYETEFDAEPKYLIAVQPIPTNEVKKQCTGKVNLEKPLHLVIGSVTPTSVLLSWGTLLKTPYEGNIMNECLEDGHYTVRYRERNRKWNYQTCPTSDTVIDNLKPNTVYEFGVQPSSKDTTGTWSKPVIHNISRGGIEEKAIRKIFKRPLTPVKPLTPGPDSFPFASRHVFHNKTQGRLPVSRNIAPKTTLAPTTTTKQESLSTPGPTLPVVTKQPIDNPGGGGDLSRSVLPPFLEIPLASKLHPPPHITPTMASVPFLQTNADKHGGHPLSQPRQKPLSQPLPNPQLQPQQPQLKPHGKAQPQPKPYSPSPKLPKSQPQLTSQPKPQTQPQPGPRYQPILNTQPRPKPKSQPIPKSEPQPLPTSDPVPQTHPQPQPPSQLIPQTQPQPISQPIPKIQSEPKPTSEPVPQTQPQPQPTSQLIPQTQPPARPKLQRIPQTKPPARPRSQLIPQAQSQPQPHPPSQPVPQTKPEPTSKPVPQTQPQPQPNSQLIAQIQPQTQPQTTPQPIPQTLSQTQPQAPPQPKLHTQLQSQSQPKPHLQSQPQTTTQLQADPQPTPQPKHLAQHQTQAQLKTQIQLRSQIQPTPQSTPMVHHHTPQITPQPIPYTQQALPKIHIQPQPEPQSHSTAQPQTQTRPQQKTNTQYQLNIKQQPQAEPTSKPKIFFSQPKPETQAQPKDQTKPKTQPQPKGKPRPQSPPQPKIQPKPQPPQPKKQPKAQPQPQSEKQQKPQPKRQPKLQPKAQTRDQQQTQPKTQTQPQSQPLTKIQTQPIPHSQPSPQPHPPPKTQTQSQPEHLPKPHPASRPQPQPQPGLPFQSQTRTYSDPTKVTPRQTVPTAPSPPEEGKPLPRPALATEKAGSNNHGTGILRSSIAEDPRSPINSSVPAAGRNTTRVPTHSTRVGVRPISPSKTFTSSHSSSTPGAADGAHHRGNALPKPVVWSKENPVLRPPIPVNKRPNLVGKPSDHDKPMDLKQGEKEAILKPFPLVTAKPKQERRPPTTTSVPALNSSRFDIYENSSIFRPLPASEVDFMGKKRFVAPHVIYKTDKRPEEPCSITSSLAYFPDEEGSDLNITGPPRIPPSNVTVVTVEGCPSFVILDWQKTDNETREYEVVSTTKGPHGEEVSILTTNQTHTAVENLKPESSYEFKVTPKNELGTGPSSDPVSFSTESADPRVSEHVSGKDAIWTQFPFKADAYSECSGKQYVKRTWYRKFVGIQLCNSLRYKIYLSDSLNGKFYNIGDQTGHGEDHCQFVDSFLDGRTGNQMFADELPSKLGFYRAMRQEPVSFGEIGGKSHVTYVGWYECGTPIPGKW from the exons TGCGACGTCAGAACATGAAAGTTCGCATCAGCGTCACAGGAGATACCATCGTGATGAAGTTCTTGCGTCCCAACGCTGACACCAAGCTTGAGGGCTACATCCTGGGCTACGGCAGCAGCATGTTCTCCAAACAGTTCATTCAACTTCCTGAGAATGGGCAGCCATATGAGACTGAGTTTG ATGCTGAGCCCAAGTACCTCATTGCTGTTCAGCCCATCCCAACCAATGAGGTGAAAAAGCAGTGCACAG GTAAAGTGAACCTGGAGAAGCCGCTACACTTAGTCATTGGGTCGGTGACACCCACTTCAGTCCTCTTATCCTGGGGGACACTGCTGAAAACCCCTTATGAAGGCAACATCATGAATGAATGTCTGGAGGATGG aCACTATACAGTGCGTTATCGTGAGAGGAACAGGAAATGGAACTACCAGACCTGCCCAACGAGTGACACGGTTATTGACAATCTGAAGCCCAACACAGTGTATGAGTTTGGTGTCCAGCCCAGCTCTAAGGACACTACTGGAACGTGGAGCAAGCCGGTCATTCACAACATTAGCAGGGGGGGCATTGAGG AGAAGGCCATCAGGAAAATCTTTAAACGGCCTCTCACTCCTGTG AAACCTTTAACGCCAGGTCCAGACTCCTTCCCCTTTGCTTCTCGCCATG ttttccATAACAAGACCCAGGGCAGACTGCCCGTCTCACGGAACATAGCCCCAAAGACAACTCTTG CTCCAACCACAACTACTAAACAGGAATCTCTGTCGACCCCTGGACCCACACTGCCTGTGGTCACCAAACAGCCAATCG acaacccaggaggaggaggagacctctCCAGATCTGTCTTGCCTCCTTTCCTGGAAATCCCATTAGCTTCCAAGCTCCACCCTCCACCACACATTACACCCACCATGGCGTCTGTGCCTTTCCTCCAGACAAATGCGGATAAACATGGAGGGCACCCTCTGAGTCAACCACGACAAAAGCCCCTCTCACAGCCTTTACCAAACCCGCAACTCCAACCCCAACAACCTCAACTAAAGCCCCATGGGAAGGCTCAACCTCAACCAAAACCCTATTCCCCATCTCCCAAACTCCCAAAATCACAACCCCAATTAACATCCCAGCCCAAACCCCAGACACAACCACAACCTGGACCAAGATATCAGCCCATACTTAACACCCAACCACGACCCAAACCAAAATCTCAGCCGATACCCAAGTCCGAACCACAACCTCTACCTACATCCGATCCCGTACCCCAGACCCatccacaaccacaaccaccatCCCAGCTCATACCCCAGACTCAACCACAACCAATATCTCAGCCCATACCCAAGATCCAATCAGAACCCAAACCAACATCTGAGCCTGTACCCCAGACCCAACCACAACCCCAACCAACATCCCAGCTCATACCGCAGACTCAACCTCCAGCACGACCAAAATTGCAGCGCATACCCCAGACTAAACCGCCAGCACGACCAAGATCGCAGCTCATACCCCAGGCTCAATCTCAACCACAACCCCATCCACCATCCCAGCCTGTACCCCAGACCAAACCAGAACCAACATCCAAGCCTGTACCCCAGACCCAACCACAACCCCAACCAAATTCCCAGCTCATAGCCCAGATTCAACCTCAAACCCAACCTCAAACAACACCTCAGCCCATACCCCAAACCCTAAGTCAAACACAACCCCAAGCACCACCCCAGCCGAAACTCCACACCCAGCTTCAGTCACAATCTCAGCCAAAGCCACATCTCCAATCCCAGCCTCAAACCACAACCCAGCTCCAGGCTGATCCTCAGCCAACACCCCAGCCCAAACACCTGGCCCAGCATCAAACACAAGCTCAACTAAAGACCCAGATCCAGCTTCGATCACAAATTCAACCAACTCCTCAGTCCACACCTATGGTACATCATCACACACCTCAAATAACACCCCAGCCAATACCTTATACCCAGCAAGCACTGCCAAAAATTCATATCCAGCCCCAACCTGAACCGCAATCTCATTCTACAGCTCAGCCACAAACCCAAACACGGCCTCAACAAAAGACCAACACACAGTATCAGCTAAACATCAAGCAGCAGCCTCAGGCTGAGCCAACATCTAAACCaaagatatttttttcccaACCCAAGCCTGAGACGCAGGCTCAACCCAAGGACCAAACCAAGCCCAAAACACAGCCTCAGCCAAAGGGCAAACCCAGGCCCCAATCACCACCTCAGCCAAAAATACAGCCAAAGCCTCAACCACCACAGCCAAAAAAGCAACCAAAAGCTCAACCACAACCTCAAtcagaaaagcaacaaaagccTCAACCAAAAAGGCAACCAAAACTTCAACCAAAGGCCCAAACCAGGGACCAACAACAAACCCagccaaaaacacagacacagccccAATCACAGCCTCTAACAAAGATCCAGACCCAACCCATACCTCATTCTCAACCCAGTCCACAACCACATCCTCCTCCAAAGACCCAGACTCAATCCCAGCCTGAACATCTACCCAAGCCACACCCTGCATCTAGGCCCCAACCACAACCTCAACCTGGGCTTCCATTTCAGTCTCAGACCAGGACCTACTCTGATCCCACCAAGGTCACCCCAAGGCAGACAGTTCCTACGG CTCCTAGTCCACCAGAAGAGGGCAAGCCTCTCCCAAGACCTGCCCTGGCTACAGAGAAAGCCGGTAGTAACAATCATG GTACTGGCATCCTCAGATCATCCATTGCTGAAGATCCTCGTTCTCCCATTAACTCATCAGTTCCTGCAGCAGGAAGAAACACCACACGGGTTCCTACTCATTCCACTCGTGTTGGTGTCAGACCAATCTCTCCATCCAAGACATTCACCTCTTCTCACAGCTCCAGCACACCTGGGG cAGCCGATGGGGCGCATCATAGGGGCAATGCTCTTCCTAAACCTGTGGTGTGGTCCAAAGAAAATCCTG TTCTGCGTCCCCCTATTCCTGTCAACAAGAGACCCAACCTGGTGGGGAAACCCAGTGACCATG atAAACCCATGGACCTGAaacaaggagagaaggaggCCATCTTGAAGCCATTCCCTCTCGTCACAGCCAAGCCCAAGCAAGAGCGCAGACCGCCAACAACCACCTCTGTCCCAGCACTAAACA GCAGCCGTTTTGACATATATGAAAACTCATCCATATTCAGGCCCCTGCCAGCATCAGAGGTAGACTTCATGGGCAAGAAGCGGTTTGTAG CTCCCCATGTGATCTACAAGACTGATAAGAGGCCAGAGGAGCCATGCTCTATCACCTCCTCCCTCGCTTATTTCCCTGATGAGGAGGGCAGTGATCTGAATATAACCGGCCCTCCCCGTATCCCACCCTCTAACGTCACTGTGGTTACTGTGGAGGGATGCCCGTCTTTTGTCATTCTTGACTGGCAGAAAACCGACAATGAGACCAGAG AGTATGAAGTTGTATCCACCACAAAAGGACCACATGGAGAGGAGGTGTCCATACTGACGACCAACCAGACACACACGGCCGTGGAGAATCTCAAACCGGAGAGCAG TTATGAATTCAAAGTAACGCCAAAGAATGAGCTGGGAACAGGGCCCTCCAGTGATCCTGTGTCTTTTAGCACCGAATCAG CGGATCCACGAGTGAGTGAACATGTTTCAG GCAAAGATGCCATTTGGACTCAGTTCCCCTTTAAAGCAGACGCCTACTCTGAATGCAGTGGAAAGCAGTATGTGAAGAGAACCTGGTACCGAAAGTTTGTTGGGATCCAGCTCTGCAACTCCCTCAGATACAAGATCTACCTGAGTGACTCGCTCAATG GGAAGTTCTACAACATTGGAGATCAAACGGGGCATGGTGAGGACCATTGTCAGTTTGTAGACTCCTTCCTGGATGGGCGGACTGGCAACCAGATGTTTGCTGATGAGCTACCAAGCAAGCTAG GATTCTACAGAGCAATGAGACAGGAACCGGTCAGCTTTGGAGAGATTGGGGGAAAGTCACATGTTACCTATGTAGGCTGGTATGAATGTGGCACACCCATACCTGGAAAGTGGTAA
- the LOC130177738 gene encoding target of Nesh-SH3 isoform X2: MMMMRMHHSHTFLVLLLMVFLTGIVLSGPSTPHRIRVRRQNMKVRISVTGDTIVMKFLRPNADTKLEGYILGYGSSMFSKQFIQLPENGQPYETEFDAEPKYLIAVQPIPTNEVKKQCTGKVNLEKPLHLVIGSVTPTSVLLSWGTLLKTPYEGNIMNECLEDGHYTVRYRERNRKWNYQTCPTSDTVIDNLKPNTVYEFGVQPSSKDTTGTWSKPVIHNISRGGIEEKAIRKIFKRPLTPVKPLTPGPDSFPFASRHVFHNKTQGRLPVSRNIAPKTTLAPTTTTKQESLSTPGPTLPVVTKQPIDNPGGGGDLSRSVLPPFLEIPLASKLHPPPHITPTMASVPFLQTNADKHGGHPLSQPRQKPLSQPLPNPQLQPQQPQLKPHGKAQPQPKPYSPSPKLPKSQPQLTSQPKPQTQPQPGPRYQPILNTQPRPKPKSQPIPKSEPQPLPTSDPVPQTHPQPQPPSQLIPQTQPQPISQPIPKIQSEPKPTSEPVPQTQPQPQPTSQLIPQTQPPARPKLQRIPQTKPPARPRSQLIPQAQSQPQPHPPSQPVPQTKPEPTSKPVPQTQPQPQPNSQLIAQIQPQTQPQTTPQPIPQTLSQTQPQAPPQPKLHTQLQSQSQPKPHLQSQPQTTTQLQADPQPTPQPKHLAQHQTQAQLKTQIQLRSQIQPTPQSTPMVHHHTPQITPQPIPYTQQALPKIHIQPQPEPQSHSTAQPQTQTRPQQKTNTQYQLNIKQQPQAEPTSKPKIFFSQPKPETQAQPKDQTKPKTQPQPKGKPRPQSPPQPKIQPKPQPPQPKKQPKAQPQPQSEKQQKPQPKRQPKLQPKAQTRDQQQTQPKTQTQPQSQPLTKIQTQPIPHSQPSPQPHPPPKTQTQSQPEHLPKPHPASRPQPQPQPGLPFQSQTRTYSDPTKVTPRQTVPTAPSPPEEGKPLPRPALATEKAGSNNHGTGILRSSIAEDPRSPINSSVPAAGRNTTRVPTHSTRVGVRPISPSKTFTSSHSSSTPGADGAHHRGNALPKPVVWSKENPVLRPPIPVNKRPNLVGKPSDHDKPMDLKQGEKEAILKPFPLVTAKPKQERRPPTTTSVPALNSSRFDIYENSSIFRPLPASEVDFMGKKRFVAPHVIYKTDKRPEEPCSITSSLAYFPDEEGSDLNITGPPRIPPSNVTVVTVEGCPSFVILDWQKTDNETREYEVVSTTKGPHGEEVSILTTNQTHTAVENLKPESSYEFKVTPKNELGTGPSSDPVSFSTESADPRVSEHVSGKDAIWTQFPFKADAYSECSGKQYVKRTWYRKFVGIQLCNSLRYKIYLSDSLNGKFYNIGDQTGHGEDHCQFVDSFLDGRTGNQMFADELPSKLGFYRAMRQEPVSFGEIGGKSHVTYVGWYECGTPIPGKW; this comes from the exons TGCGACGTCAGAACATGAAAGTTCGCATCAGCGTCACAGGAGATACCATCGTGATGAAGTTCTTGCGTCCCAACGCTGACACCAAGCTTGAGGGCTACATCCTGGGCTACGGCAGCAGCATGTTCTCCAAACAGTTCATTCAACTTCCTGAGAATGGGCAGCCATATGAGACTGAGTTTG ATGCTGAGCCCAAGTACCTCATTGCTGTTCAGCCCATCCCAACCAATGAGGTGAAAAAGCAGTGCACAG GTAAAGTGAACCTGGAGAAGCCGCTACACTTAGTCATTGGGTCGGTGACACCCACTTCAGTCCTCTTATCCTGGGGGACACTGCTGAAAACCCCTTATGAAGGCAACATCATGAATGAATGTCTGGAGGATGG aCACTATACAGTGCGTTATCGTGAGAGGAACAGGAAATGGAACTACCAGACCTGCCCAACGAGTGACACGGTTATTGACAATCTGAAGCCCAACACAGTGTATGAGTTTGGTGTCCAGCCCAGCTCTAAGGACACTACTGGAACGTGGAGCAAGCCGGTCATTCACAACATTAGCAGGGGGGGCATTGAGG AGAAGGCCATCAGGAAAATCTTTAAACGGCCTCTCACTCCTGTG AAACCTTTAACGCCAGGTCCAGACTCCTTCCCCTTTGCTTCTCGCCATG ttttccATAACAAGACCCAGGGCAGACTGCCCGTCTCACGGAACATAGCCCCAAAGACAACTCTTG CTCCAACCACAACTACTAAACAGGAATCTCTGTCGACCCCTGGACCCACACTGCCTGTGGTCACCAAACAGCCAATCG acaacccaggaggaggaggagacctctCCAGATCTGTCTTGCCTCCTTTCCTGGAAATCCCATTAGCTTCCAAGCTCCACCCTCCACCACACATTACACCCACCATGGCGTCTGTGCCTTTCCTCCAGACAAATGCGGATAAACATGGAGGGCACCCTCTGAGTCAACCACGACAAAAGCCCCTCTCACAGCCTTTACCAAACCCGCAACTCCAACCCCAACAACCTCAACTAAAGCCCCATGGGAAGGCTCAACCTCAACCAAAACCCTATTCCCCATCTCCCAAACTCCCAAAATCACAACCCCAATTAACATCCCAGCCCAAACCCCAGACACAACCACAACCTGGACCAAGATATCAGCCCATACTTAACACCCAACCACGACCCAAACCAAAATCTCAGCCGATACCCAAGTCCGAACCACAACCTCTACCTACATCCGATCCCGTACCCCAGACCCatccacaaccacaaccaccatCCCAGCTCATACCCCAGACTCAACCACAACCAATATCTCAGCCCATACCCAAGATCCAATCAGAACCCAAACCAACATCTGAGCCTGTACCCCAGACCCAACCACAACCCCAACCAACATCCCAGCTCATACCGCAGACTCAACCTCCAGCACGACCAAAATTGCAGCGCATACCCCAGACTAAACCGCCAGCACGACCAAGATCGCAGCTCATACCCCAGGCTCAATCTCAACCACAACCCCATCCACCATCCCAGCCTGTACCCCAGACCAAACCAGAACCAACATCCAAGCCTGTACCCCAGACCCAACCACAACCCCAACCAAATTCCCAGCTCATAGCCCAGATTCAACCTCAAACCCAACCTCAAACAACACCTCAGCCCATACCCCAAACCCTAAGTCAAACACAACCCCAAGCACCACCCCAGCCGAAACTCCACACCCAGCTTCAGTCACAATCTCAGCCAAAGCCACATCTCCAATCCCAGCCTCAAACCACAACCCAGCTCCAGGCTGATCCTCAGCCAACACCCCAGCCCAAACACCTGGCCCAGCATCAAACACAAGCTCAACTAAAGACCCAGATCCAGCTTCGATCACAAATTCAACCAACTCCTCAGTCCACACCTATGGTACATCATCACACACCTCAAATAACACCCCAGCCAATACCTTATACCCAGCAAGCACTGCCAAAAATTCATATCCAGCCCCAACCTGAACCGCAATCTCATTCTACAGCTCAGCCACAAACCCAAACACGGCCTCAACAAAAGACCAACACACAGTATCAGCTAAACATCAAGCAGCAGCCTCAGGCTGAGCCAACATCTAAACCaaagatatttttttcccaACCCAAGCCTGAGACGCAGGCTCAACCCAAGGACCAAACCAAGCCCAAAACACAGCCTCAGCCAAAGGGCAAACCCAGGCCCCAATCACCACCTCAGCCAAAAATACAGCCAAAGCCTCAACCACCACAGCCAAAAAAGCAACCAAAAGCTCAACCACAACCTCAAtcagaaaagcaacaaaagccTCAACCAAAAAGGCAACCAAAACTTCAACCAAAGGCCCAAACCAGGGACCAACAACAAACCCagccaaaaacacagacacagccccAATCACAGCCTCTAACAAAGATCCAGACCCAACCCATACCTCATTCTCAACCCAGTCCACAACCACATCCTCCTCCAAAGACCCAGACTCAATCCCAGCCTGAACATCTACCCAAGCCACACCCTGCATCTAGGCCCCAACCACAACCTCAACCTGGGCTTCCATTTCAGTCTCAGACCAGGACCTACTCTGATCCCACCAAGGTCACCCCAAGGCAGACAGTTCCTACGG CTCCTAGTCCACCAGAAGAGGGCAAGCCTCTCCCAAGACCTGCCCTGGCTACAGAGAAAGCCGGTAGTAACAATCATG GTACTGGCATCCTCAGATCATCCATTGCTGAAGATCCTCGTTCTCCCATTAACTCATCAGTTCCTGCAGCAGGAAGAAACACCACACGGGTTCCTACTCATTCCACTCGTGTTGGTGTCAGACCAATCTCTCCATCCAAGACATTCACCTCTTCTCACAGCTCCAGCACACCTGGGG CCGATGGGGCGCATCATAGGGGCAATGCTCTTCCTAAACCTGTGGTGTGGTCCAAAGAAAATCCTG TTCTGCGTCCCCCTATTCCTGTCAACAAGAGACCCAACCTGGTGGGGAAACCCAGTGACCATG atAAACCCATGGACCTGAaacaaggagagaaggaggCCATCTTGAAGCCATTCCCTCTCGTCACAGCCAAGCCCAAGCAAGAGCGCAGACCGCCAACAACCACCTCTGTCCCAGCACTAAACA GCAGCCGTTTTGACATATATGAAAACTCATCCATATTCAGGCCCCTGCCAGCATCAGAGGTAGACTTCATGGGCAAGAAGCGGTTTGTAG CTCCCCATGTGATCTACAAGACTGATAAGAGGCCAGAGGAGCCATGCTCTATCACCTCCTCCCTCGCTTATTTCCCTGATGAGGAGGGCAGTGATCTGAATATAACCGGCCCTCCCCGTATCCCACCCTCTAACGTCACTGTGGTTACTGTGGAGGGATGCCCGTCTTTTGTCATTCTTGACTGGCAGAAAACCGACAATGAGACCAGAG AGTATGAAGTTGTATCCACCACAAAAGGACCACATGGAGAGGAGGTGTCCATACTGACGACCAACCAGACACACACGGCCGTGGAGAATCTCAAACCGGAGAGCAG TTATGAATTCAAAGTAACGCCAAAGAATGAGCTGGGAACAGGGCCCTCCAGTGATCCTGTGTCTTTTAGCACCGAATCAG CGGATCCACGAGTGAGTGAACATGTTTCAG GCAAAGATGCCATTTGGACTCAGTTCCCCTTTAAAGCAGACGCCTACTCTGAATGCAGTGGAAAGCAGTATGTGAAGAGAACCTGGTACCGAAAGTTTGTTGGGATCCAGCTCTGCAACTCCCTCAGATACAAGATCTACCTGAGTGACTCGCTCAATG GGAAGTTCTACAACATTGGAGATCAAACGGGGCATGGTGAGGACCATTGTCAGTTTGTAGACTCCTTCCTGGATGGGCGGACTGGCAACCAGATGTTTGCTGATGAGCTACCAAGCAAGCTAG GATTCTACAGAGCAATGAGACAGGAACCGGTCAGCTTTGGAGAGATTGGGGGAAAGTCACATGTTACCTATGTAGGCTGGTATGAATGTGGCACACCCATACCTGGAAAGTGGTAA